The window CCGTACGTCGGACCTCCCGGTCGTCGGCGCGGCAGGCCGCCACGATGAGCGCGCCGTAGCGCGGGCGGTGCCGTTCCGGGATCGTGGACGGGTACACGCCCAGCACCGCGCGCCGCTCCTCCCGGCTGCCGTCGACCGCCGTCCGCACGATGGTCCAGCTCGCCTCGGTCTGCAGCCGCTGCCGCGCGGCGGAGACGATCGCCGCCCGCACGTCGCGGTGCGCGTCCGGATGCGTGTACGCGTCGAGCAGCGTCGCCATCGCCTGCGGTGGCCCGTAGCGTGCCAGCAGCCGGGCCGCCTCCTTCCTGCTCGTGACCTTCGCGGGACCGGTCACCACCCCGCCGAGCAGATCGGCCAGCCGGGACGGCGGGACGTGCCGGGCAGCCCTTCCGGCGGCGTACAGCGCGACCCGCGCCCGGTCGCCGTCGGCGTACCGGAGCAGCACCGGCAGTGCCTCGTCCGGACGGTCGGTCCAGACCAGCGCGCCCAGCGCCGCTTCGGCGATCGCCACCTCCGGGGCGTCGACGTGGCGCAGCACCAGTTCGCGGCCCGCGCCGGGGACACGGGCGGCGGCCCGGATCGCCGCCGCGCGCTGCCAAACCTCCTGCCCGGAGTCGGCGACGATCAGCCCCTGCAGGTCCACGAACCGGGCCTGCTGGCGGGGCAGCCAGCGTTCGGCGTGCTGCGCCCGGCCGGGCACCCATCGCTTTCCCCGTTCCACGAACCGGCCGCGCGGAAGGCGGTCCAGCGCCCGGTCGAGCAGGTCGGTACGGGAGGTGCAGATCGTCCCCCACACCTGGTGGATCGTCACCGCCGTCGCCTCGGTCCTGACCACCTCGGCGACCCGCTCGGAACGCGTACGGGGATCGTCGAGCCACAGCTCGATCGCCGTCCGGGCCACCGAGGGCAGGGTGCGCGGGCCGATCGCCCGACGCAGCAGTTCCTGCAACTGCGGCAGCCGCCAGGCCCGGTTCCCGAACGCGTGGGTGAGCGCGAAGAGGGGACCGTACCGGCCGCGGGCGATGCCGGCCTCGACCCAGCCACGCAGCCGTTCGAAGACCATCGTCTCCTGCCCACGGCGCAGCACCGTGTCGAACCGGCGCAGGACCGGCGCGCTCGCGCCGGTGCTCACCAGGTCGATCGTGAGCAGCGACCACTCGCGCAGCTCCGGTACGGCGACGTGATGCTGCAGGACGTCGGCGGCGAGCGTGCTCAGTGCTGTCGTGGTGGCGACGGAGGCGTCACGGGCGTCGACCGCGTCGGTGGTCAGCGCGGTGAGCCCGGCCGCCGTGTCCGAGGTGAGCAGCGGTGCCACCTTCGCCAACGCGGTGAGCGCGGCGGCGCGTACCGGATCCTGTTCGTTGCGTAGCCGGCCGAGCCGGCGGATCACCTCTGCCACGGCCTGCGGGTCGCGGGAGCGGCGGGCGGCCTCCGCCAGCAGCACGTAGCCGTGCGCCCGCTCGTCGGCCTCACCCGAGCGGAGCGCGACGTTCAGCGCCTCGGACGCCTCCGGCCAGGCGAGGTACGCACTCCAGGTGCGCACCTCGGCCTCCCACTCCCGGGTCTTCGACAGGGCCAGGACCCGGGTCGCCTCGCGGATCCGGATCGCGACCGGCAGCACCTCCATGATCTCGGCAGCCGGTATCAGCGCGGCCGTGTCGGCGTCGGCCACGGCCAGGTCGTACAGCTCGGCACGGCGGCTCGGCGCGACGGCGTCCAGGAGCGCGGCCAGCGCCCGGCTGTTCTCGCGGAGCCGGCCGGCGAGCGGCGCCAGCTCCTCGGTCGGCAGTGTCGCGAGGCGACGCAGCAGGGCCGGTGGCAGCACGGTCCGCCGCAGCCAGGCCGCGCGGCCCGGCGTGGTGAGCAGGCGTACGACGCGACCCGCGTCATGTGCGGCGAGCATTCCGTACGCGGTGAGCGGGCCGGGCATCGACTCCTCGGGTGCGTACCGTTCGAGGAGGTCGAGCACCTGCGCGGGATCACACCGCAGCACCGCACCGGCGGCAGTCGCCCAGATCCTTCCGCGCAACTCGGGCGTGGCCGCAGCCAGCCGCTCGCGCACCCGGTCCAGCAGCGGGTCCGGGTGCCAGCGGACCAGCCGCTCGAGGTTGAGTGCGTGCTCCAGGTCGGGCAGGAGTGCCCGTACCGTATCGGCGCCGCAGGCCGGCAGCAGCGCGGCGGCCTCCTCGTCGCCGACCCGGGCGCGGATCTCGCCGATCAGCGCGTCGGCGACGGCCGGCGCCCGCCTGCGGCGCAGGGCCCGATAGACGCGGCGCCGCTCCACCGCCGGCCGGTCCACGTGACTGCCGACCGGGATCCCGGCCCGCACCGCAGCGATGAGCGCCGCGCTCCTGAGCGACGGATCAGGATCACGCACCGCAGCGGCGATGCCGTCGCCGTCCCGGGTCACCATCGCGGCGACCAGGGCGAGCTGCCGCTCGTAGGACCCTTGCTCGCGCAGGTCGGCGCAGACCCGGGCACGGTCGGGGGCGGTACGCGCCCAGTCCGCGAGGCGGTTCATCCGCCTGCCGTACGGCAGCGGATCGAGCGAGTTCAGCAGGGTACGGGTGGCGGCAAGCACGGCGATCATTGTGCCCGCGTACGCGTCCGGACGAGATCCATTATCGACCCGCTCGGCGACCTCGGACGGTCGACGGGCGACGGGTGCCCTCGGCGGCGTCTACGGCTGGCACTGCTCGGCTCCTCGATCCGAGACCACGCTGGTGGTCTGCCAGACGCCTTGCGCGTTCTGCACCAGTCTCGTGTTGTAGAGCACGTAGTCGTCGCCCGGATCGTCGGCGTTCTTATAGTTGACCTTTCCCGTCTTCCGATCCTTGATGTACGACTTGGTCTCGTCGGAGCAGTAGATGAGTCCGGCGGATCCGTCCTTGTTGAAGCTGACCCTCCGGTCGAAGAATCGGGTGACGCCGACCCAGGTGTGACCCTTGTCCAGGTATCCCTGGACGAAGGTGACGGAGCCTTCCAGGGCCCTGTCAGTGCTGTAGAAACCGATGGCCGGAGTTTGTGATCCCTTGAGAATCGCCTCGTCCATGGAGTTGACCCACTCCGCGTTGTCGGCCAGTACGGCGTCCTTCTTCGGATCACCGGTGTGCTGCCCCTCGAAGACGTTCTCCGTCCCGGCGGGGAGCGTGATCGCCGGCCGTTGGGCCGAGTCGGTCGCCGTAGCCGGGCTCGCGGTGACGCTCGGCGAGACAGTGCCGCCGGGCGTCGCACTGGCCGACGGATCCGCCTTGTCCACCCCGTCCGCGCCGGCTCCGCCGCAGGCGGTCAGCAGCACGACCGCCGACGCGGCGACCGCGACGGCAGCCGGAAATGAAGCACGGGCCATGTTGGAGTCTCCTTTAATCTGTGTGTCGAAACATTAAATTACACGACATGTATTTTGCCAAAAAAAACCCGGTCCAACCCACTAGATCCCTGCGGTACGGCCGCCGGTCGCGCCCGGCGCCGCCTCGAGGATGCGTCGCAACTCCTGCATGTTCTTCTTCATACCCACGCCGAACAGCCGTTCCGCGAGACCTCCGAGGTGCGCGGCGGGCCCGGGCAGCCCCTGTCCGCTGATGCTGCCGTCAAGGGTCAGTCTCGTCCCGGTCGGCAGCGACTCGAACCGGTACCTGTATCGGAACGGCGTCGGACCGTTGATCGAGGCGAACGTGACCTCCTCGTCCTGCCGGTAGGAGGTCATCTCGACGTCGTTGTGGGCGCGCCCACCGGGCAACGACCGTACGAGGTGGAAGTGGGAGCCGTCGGCCGAGGCGGTGACCTGCTCCACCGCCTCGTACCAGCGGGGCATGTTCCGGAAGTCGGCGAGAAACGCGAACACCTCCGAAACGGGGCGGCGGATGTCCAGCGAGATGTGAAAGGTCATTTCCTGCTCCTTCAGTTCTACGGTTCGATCGGGGTCGAATTCGCCCAGCGGGAGATCACTCCCGCGGGTCGCGTACATCCGTCTCTTGTCGGTCGGCTTCCGCGCGCCGGGCGACGGCCTGGCCAGCGGGCAGGTCGCGGACGAAGTCCCACAGGAAGCCGCGAATCTGTCCGAGGTCGCGCTTCTCGGCCGCCGCGTCGATCGACCGGTAAAGGTCGTCCTCGATCTCCGCGACCCGCCGGCACAGGCGGGCGCCCTCCTCGGTGATGGACACCTCGACATGGCGGCGGTCGTGCATCGCCACCTTGCGGTCGACCAGGCCAACGGCGACCAGCCGGTCGACGAGCCGGCTCGGGCTGTTGCCGCTCTCGCAGACGAGCAGCTCACCCAGGCCGTTGAGAGTGAGCGGACCGCGGTCTTCGAGGATCCGGATAACCTCGGCCTGGGACGGGGTGAGGCCGAGTGGCCGCAGCGCCTGTCCGAGCAGGCGATTACCTTCGCGTTGAGCGGCCAGGATCAGGTACCTGAGTTCCTCGGCGGAGCGCACGGTCGACCTCCCGTTCGTTCGATGTTCCCGGTCACGGCAGTTAGATTACACGACATACGTGTCGCGTCAAGCGACGGCCCGATGTCGGCCTTCAGGGCGAGTTGGAGAAGGGTCGTGGCCAGGAACAGCGGCCCGGCGAGCACACCCGCCGCGAGTAGGACGGAGGTAAGGCGGGGCGGCCTTGTACGTGTGCCGGCGGCGGGTTCGGCAGACGCGCCGACGGCGGTGGTGAGGGACACCTGATTCTCCAAAGCTGTCGTTACGGGTTCGGGACTGTCGTCGGTTGCGCGTCCGCCGGATACCAGCGGAGTTCGACGGTGTTGCGGTCCGGGTCCTGGACGTAGAGGGAGAGGCCCTCGCCCCGGGCGCCGTAGCGGCCCACCGGTCCTTCGAGGACGGTGAACACACCGGACGCGATGACGTCGTGCCAGTCCAGCGGGTCGACCACCAGGCAGATGTGGTCAACGTTCGACTCGCCTCGGCGGCGCTGGACCAGATCGATGATGGTGTCCGGGCTGATCCGGACGGAGGGGAAGCCGATCCGCCCGGCCCGCCACTGGTCGACCCGCATGGGTT of the Micromonospora sp. NBC_01796 genome contains:
- a CDS encoding SRPBCC family protein, which translates into the protein MTFHISLDIRRPVSEVFAFLADFRNMPRWYEAVEQVTASADGSHFHLVRSLPGGRAHNDVEMTSYRQDEEVTFASINGPTPFRYRYRFESLPTGTRLTLDGSISGQGLPGPAAHLGGLAERLFGVGMKKNMQELRRILEAAPGATGGRTAGI
- a CDS encoding MarR family winged helix-turn-helix transcriptional regulator — encoded protein: MRSAEELRYLILAAQREGNRLLGQALRPLGLTPSQAEVIRILEDRGPLTLNGLGELLVCESGNSPSRLVDRLVAVGLVDRKVAMHDRRHVEVSITEEGARLCRRVAEIEDDLYRSIDAAAEKRDLGQIRGFLWDFVRDLPAGQAVARRAEADRQETDVRDPRE
- a CDS encoding VOC family protein, yielding MSTVRVRELDHLVLNVEDVERSLAFYCATLGLEPMRVDQWRAGRIGFPSVRISPDTIIDLVQRRRGESNVDHICLVVDPLDWHDVIASGVFTVLEGPVGRYGARGEGLSLYVQDPDRNTVELRWYPADAQPTTVPNP